A window of Desulfuromonas soudanensis genomic DNA:
GACCCTCGGCACTCCGGTCTATTACAACAGCGGCGGCACTTTTACCCCCGACTTTGCGGCCGGCGAAGACGGAAGCGTCGTCCGCTGGGAGATCCCCATGACCGGCAGCTTCAGCGCCGCCGCAGATTTTATCCTGCGCTTCAAGGTACGAGTCAAGTAACCCACCTCACCCATAAAGAAGGAGATCAATCATGAAGTTATTCCTCAACGCAGCACTCCTCGGACTCCTCCTCTGCGCCACCAGCGCCTGGGCGCAGCCCAGGATCGAAATCACCCTGAAGGCCGAAGTCGAAGTCAAGGAGGTCGTCGACGGCAAGGAAGTGGTGCGCATGGCCCCGGCCAAAGAAGTCACGACCGGACAGATCATCCACTACACCCTGACCTGCAGCAATGTCGGCGACCAGACCGCCACCGCAGTCAAGGTCAACGACCCGATCCCGAAGGAAGTCGTCTTCCAGGTCGGCAGCGCCTTCGGCGACAACAGCGAGGTGACCTTCTCCATCGACGGCGGCCAGAGTTACAAGCTGCCGACCCTCCTCTCCTACAAGATCAAGACGAGCGACGGCAGTTTGGAGGAGCGGCTGGCCTCGCCGGACGAATACACCCATATCCAGTGGCAGATCGCCTCGATACCGGCCAAGGCGACGGTGAACGTCGGCTTCCGGGCAACCGTCCGCTGATCCCAATTCGAATAGCCGATTCCCCCTTTGCCAGGAGTCTCTGCCATGACCGATCATCCTTCATCGTCCATCCATCGCCACCCGCCCCCCCGTTGTCGGTCGGGGCCTTCTCCGCCCGGCCGCTGGTCATGGCGACATAACAGACCTCCAGATCTTGTGCCCGGACAGATCCATCGAACCCTTTTCAGCCATAAAACGATGAACAACCCAACAAACAAGGAGAATGAGATGAACTCGAGACAACAGAACCGCCGCGGTCTTTTTATCGCGACCCTGATCACGGCCCTGGCCCTGATCGCCCTCACCACCGGCAGCGCTTTTGCCGCCCTTTCCGCCGGCACCACCATCAGCAACCAGGCCTCGGTCACCTATGCCGAATCGGCAACTGCCGTCGCCTCGAACATCGTCGATGTGACCGTCAACCTCGTCAGCGGCCTGGCCTGGCTCGACGGGACCCTGAGCCCGGCAACCGACACCGTCGGCAACGGCGGCGCCGTCAGCTACACCGTCGACCTGCAGAATACCGGCAACGGCACGACCACCGCCACCATCACCGACGGCACCACCCAGGTCCTCGCCTCCCTCGGCGCCGGCAGCTGGAATATTGCGCCGAATGCCCCCGTCCTGGTCGGCGCCATCTCCAGCGGCGCCGGAGTCTACGATGGCACGGTAACCACCATCCCGGTCAGCAACCTCGCCACCGGTTCCCTGGTCGTCGGCACCACCCGCGTGCTGATTAACGGTAACGAGTATCTCGTTGCCGCCGGAAGCACCGCCACACAGCTGGTCGTGACCGGCGATGCAACGGCCGTTGCCGGTGCGGCCGGTGTGCAGATCGGTGAGGTTGTCAGCATCACCTTCAGCGGCACCGCCGGAACCCTGATTGCTCCCGACCTCGATGAGAACCACGTTCACGCCATGACCGCCACCGACGAATTCGGCGTCTCCGGCTTCAATGCCGACGGCAACGCATTCTCAACCGACACTACGACCGCCTGGAACACCCGCGTCGTCGCCGGCGCCCTGACCGTGACCAAGTACTCGCGCAATGTCAGCAACGCCGTCGTCGGGGGAATCCCGCTTGTCTACGGCGGAAACACCTACTACCAGAGCGGCGTCACCGGCAATTCCGCCTTCGGCGCCGTCCCCGCCGACACCCTCGAGTATCTGGTGGTGATCGAAAACGCCGGTCCCGGCAGCGCCACCGACGTGCAGATGAGCGACTCCATCTCGACCTTCCTCGCCCTGGATACCGCCTCGGTCGACATCGATACCAACGGTGACGGCACCTTCGACGTCGTCGACGCCGCCGCCAATGATGCAGCCGCCTACAGCGCCCCGACCCTCACCGTCTATGCCGGAGTCGGCGGTGTTGCCAGCACGACCACCGGCGGATCGGTCGCCGCGGCCGCCTCCACGGCGATTCGCTACCAGGCCGCCATTCAATAACCCCGCGCCGGGGGACGGACCTGGGTTCGTCCCCCGCAACCAAGAGAGCTCGATGATCAAAACCCTCACCGCAGCCTTGCGCACTCTCTTCCCCCGCCGCCTTCCGGCGGCGGGGACGGGGAAGTTGCGTCCTGTTGCGTCGAGGGCTTCACAGCAGACCGCTGCGTCCCCGGCCGGCACGTGCCGGCCGGGGGCCCGCCGGTCCCTGGGCATTTCCTTCCGAAATGCCCAGGGACGGGCGATCCTCGTTTTGGCCCTGACCTTTTGCTTCGCAACATCGGCCCTGGCCGTTGAAATCGACAACACGGCAACGATCCGCTACGCCAAGGGCGGGCCGCCGATCACCCAGGCGTCCAACACCGTCACGGTCGTCGCCACCCCCCCCCCGACGGTGGCCACCGGTGAATTTTTGCGCCTGACGGCCGATGCGGCGGGGCTGCTACTGTCGATTCCCGACTTCAGCCCCAGCGACCCGCCGAACGGCGTCTACACCCCGCTCCTGCCGCCGTACAGTCCCGGAACCCTGGCCGCCGCCCTCCGTTATGCCGAGGAAGAGCTGGTCGTCTTCCGCATCGACGATCACGACCAGAACCTCGATCCGACCGGCATCGACACCCTTCTGGTGCGCCTGACCGTCACCGTCTCGGGGGAGAGCGAACTGCTGCGCCTCTACGAAGACTCGGTCAACAGCGGCCTCTTCGTCGGCTACATCCAGGCCGGTGCCGATCCCGTCACAACCTACAACGGTTACCTGACCGCCCCGGCCGGCAGCACCATCGCCCTCACCTACGACGACGGCGGCACCCCCCTGTCCATCACCGCCGCCGTCGACGGAAGCGCCCCGCTCTGGCTTCATTTGGCCACAAGCCGCAGTGTGGTCGGCCAGGGGGATGCCGTCCCCCTGACCCTGACCGTGGAGAATCTCTCGACCACCGCGACCGCTCCGGCCGTCAGCATCATCCAGATTCTGCCGGCAGGCTTCCGCTACCAGAAGGGGAGCGCCCGCCGCGACGGCAGGGCCATCCCCGATCCTCTCATCGCTGCCGACGGGCGGACATTGACTTTTCCTGTCGGCGATCTGGACGCCGGCGGCCGAGGGATTATCGACTTTGTCGCCGCAGTCGCAACGGCCCCCCCGGGTTCCTACCCGACCCCGGCCCAGGCGTTCTCCGGAACCGACCTCCGTTCCAACCGCCCGGAAGTCCTCCTGACCGTCGGCGACGACTTCCTGAGCGAACGCTCCTTCCTCGCCGGCCGCGTGGTCCAGCGCTCCGACTGCGGCGCTTCGGCCCAGGAGATCGGCGTCCCCGGCGTGCGCCTCTATCTCGAGGACGGCACCTTCGTCATCACCGACAGCGAAGGGCGCTACCACATCGAAGGGCTCTCCCCCGGCAGCCACGTCATCCAGCTCGACCCGGTCACCATCCCCGGCGACCTCGAACCGGCGCTGTGCGAAGATCACACCCGCTTTGCCAAAACGCCGACCTCCCGTTTCATCGAACTGCAGGGGGGAACGCTCTGGCTCGCCGACTTCTATCTCAGCGAAAAGCGCCTCACCGGGACGGTGAACATCGCCCTCGAAAATCAGTTCGACGGCGACGACCGTGCCCTCTACCGCGTCGCTCTCTCCGGGCGGCAGGTCTCCCTTAAGAACCTGAAACTCCACGTCTCCCTCCCCGCCGGTGTCACTTTTATCCCCGGCTCGGCGGCAACTGCCGAAGGGCTCAAATTCGCCGACCCGGACCTTGGCCAAGGGAATGAGTTGATCTTCGATCTCGCCGACCCGCCCACCGACTGGGAAAAAGAACTTCGTTTCGCCGCCCTGCTCGACAACAACGCCCTGACCCGGGAGATCCAGGCCCGGGCCTGGCTGCGTTTTTCCACACCGAAGGACAAGGACCTCTCGACACCGACCGCCGAATGCGCCCTGATCTGGATTGCCGCTTCCGAGCGGCGCGAAGTAAAACAGCTCGTCCTGCAACCGCGCTTCGAGACCCTCAAGGCCGACCTGACGGAAGCGGATCGCCGGGAGATCGCCGCCATCGCCGCCGACCTGAGGAAACTCGATCTTCTGCGGATTCTCGTCGCCGGTCACACCGATGCCCGGCAAATCCGCTGGCACGAAGGGGTCCCCTTTCGCGACAACGCCGAACTCTCGGCGGCGCGGGCCCGCGCCGTCGCCGATGAGCTGGCCGCACAGCTGCCGATCGATCCGGAGGACATCGTCGTCATCGGCAGGGGCGCAACGGAACCGGTTGCGGACAACACCAGCGAAGCCGGTCGCGCCCGCAACCGTCGTACCGATCTGTACGTGCTGCACCGGGTGGCGGTTCCGATAGCCGCCGAGGAGATTTCCAGCAACGACGGTCCGGAACAGAGCGTCGCCACCAGCGCCGGGGGAGGCCGACAGAACGCTCCGGCGATCGTCCCGCCGCCGCTCGGGATACTCTCCCCCGGAGAGGGGGAGCGTCTGCCGCACTCCGTTGAAAGCGTGCGCGTACGTATCGATGCGCGGCTGGAGGCGCAGTTGACCCTTGATGGCCGCAAGATCCCGGCCTCAAGCATCGGCTTCACCCAGAACGAACCGGCCAGCAACACCCGCCTGCTCACCTACATCGGCGTCGATTTCGGCGCCCCCGGGGTGCACCTTTTGCGCCTGCGCTGTGTCGACCCCTTCGGAAACGCCCGCTTCGATCAGACGGTGGAGATCTCCCGCATCGGCGCCGTGCACGACATTGAAGTATTCGACAGCAGCGGCAACGTCGCCGACGGCCGCACCCCGATCACGCTCAAGCTGCGTCTATTCGACGAAAACGGTGAGGCCATCGAAGGGACGACGCAACTCGAACTGAGAAGCGGCACCCTCATCCCCCTCGGCAGTGAGCGCCATCGCTCGCCGCGCTCGCCCGAGACAACCATGGTCGAAATCGGCCGCGACGGTCTGGTCCGCTTCGAACCGGTCAACCGCGCCGGACGCTACCGCATAGTCCTCGGCTACGGGAGCGAAGAAGAAGAAATCGAATTCTCCGTAAAGCCCGAAGTGCGGGACTGGATCGTCGTCGGCCTCGCCAGCGGCAGCGCCGGCACCACCCGCGTCAGCAGCCAGGGGGAGGGTCTTCCGGCCGGGGTGAGCGGGGACGACTCCATCGACGGCCGGCTTGCCTTCTTTGCCTCGGGACAGATCAAGGGCGATTGGTTGCTGACCGCCGCCTACGACTCGGAGAAGGAGTCGCGCCAGGATCGCACCCTTTTCCAGACCATCGACCCGGACAGCTACTTCACCCTCTACGGCGACGCCACCGCCCAGGGGTACGCGGCGGCAAGCGCCGCCAAGCTATTCGCCCGTATCGAGCGCGAGGAATTCCACGCCACCTTCGGCGACATCCAGGCCGGTCTGACAAAAAGCGAGCTCGGCCGCTACAACCGCAGCCTCACCGGTTTCCAATCGGAGCTGGACGGGGAGCGGGCCGGCTTCTCCCTCTTCGTCAGCCAAACCGCCCAATCCTTTGTTCGCGACGAGCTGCGCGGCGACGGCACCTCGGGCCTTTACCGCCTCAGTCGCACCCCCCTCGTCATCAATTCGGAAAAACTTCTCCTTGAGACCCGCGACCGCCTGCACAGCGAACGCATCGTCTCCACGCGCACCCTGCAGCGCCATGTCGACTACGATATCGATTACACCGCCGGGACACTCTTTTTCAAATTTCCCGTCGCCAGCAAGGACGAGGCCTTTAACCCGACCTATATC
This region includes:
- a CDS encoding DUF11 domain-containing protein; the protein is MKLFLNAALLGLLLCATSAWAQPRIEITLKAEVEVKEVVDGKEVVRMAPAKEVTTGQIIHYTLTCSNVGDQTATAVKVNDPIPKEVVFQVGSAFGDNSEVTFSIDGGQSYKLPTLLSYKIKTSDGSLEERLASPDEYTHIQWQIASIPAKATVNVGFRATVR
- a CDS encoding OmpA family protein; protein product: MIKTLTAALRTLFPRRLPAAGTGKLRPVASRASQQTAASPAGTCRPGARRSLGISFRNAQGRAILVLALTFCFATSALAVEIDNTATIRYAKGGPPITQASNTVTVVATPPPTVATGEFLRLTADAAGLLLSIPDFSPSDPPNGVYTPLLPPYSPGTLAAALRYAEEELVVFRIDDHDQNLDPTGIDTLLVRLTVTVSGESELLRLYEDSVNSGLFVGYIQAGADPVTTYNGYLTAPAGSTIALTYDDGGTPLSITAAVDGSAPLWLHLATSRSVVGQGDAVPLTLTVENLSTTATAPAVSIIQILPAGFRYQKGSARRDGRAIPDPLIAADGRTLTFPVGDLDAGGRGIIDFVAAVATAPPGSYPTPAQAFSGTDLRSNRPEVLLTVGDDFLSERSFLAGRVVQRSDCGASAQEIGVPGVRLYLEDGTFVITDSEGRYHIEGLSPGSHVIQLDPVTIPGDLEPALCEDHTRFAKTPTSRFIELQGGTLWLADFYLSEKRLTGTVNIALENQFDGDDRALYRVALSGRQVSLKNLKLHVSLPAGVTFIPGSAATAEGLKFADPDLGQGNELIFDLADPPTDWEKELRFAALLDNNALTREIQARAWLRFSTPKDKDLSTPTAECALIWIAASERREVKQLVLQPRFETLKADLTEADRREIAAIAADLRKLDLLRILVAGHTDARQIRWHEGVPFRDNAELSAARARAVADELAAQLPIDPEDIVVIGRGATEPVADNTSEAGRARNRRTDLYVLHRVAVPIAAEEISSNDGPEQSVATSAGGGRQNAPAIVPPPLGILSPGEGERLPHSVESVRVRIDARLEAQLTLDGRKIPASSIGFTQNEPASNTRLLTYIGVDFGAPGVHLLRLRCVDPFGNARFDQTVEISRIGAVHDIEVFDSSGNVADGRTPITLKLRLFDENGEAIEGTTQLELRSGTLIPLGSERHRSPRSPETTMVEIGRDGLVRFEPVNRAGRYRIVLGYGSEEEEIEFSVKPEVRDWIVVGLASGSAGTTRVSSQGEGLPAGVSGDDSIDGRLAFFASGQIKGDWLLTAAYDSEKESRQDRTLFQTIDPDSYFTLYGDATAQGYAAASAAKLFARIEREEFHATFGDIQAGLTKSELGRYNRSLTGFQSELDGERAGFSLFVSQTAQSFVRDELRGDGTSGLYRLSRTPLVINSEKLLLETRDRLHSERIVSTRTLQRHVDYDIDYTAGTLFFKFPVASKDEAFNPTYIVVDYETHSSDSRDTLYGGRGYLRFFEDRLEVGATLIHEGQGFNETDLLAADATVEITGQTVLRTEYATSQNSSPTVDTTANAWLAELRYGTEKLKSTLYLREKEEGFGLGQQNASEVGMRKYGLESNYAFDKAFDLAGDFSRQENFATGVTRDVGAGNLRYRAEKYSLSTGLRHAADQGTDGVSGTSDQILFGGDWRASKKLTLKTTHEQSIGKNDNTDYPTRTLIGADYALTRSVTLFGAQEYTSGSDGSSEGTRLGLLATPWDGGQIRSSVEQQLAEDSRRRFATLGYSQTWQVTPEWSLDGSVDRSQLLSGRSSRPLNDEQPAASQNEEDFTALSLGSNLRRTLWSWDNRFEFRTSDTEDRWGVQSGYIIEPRHGLGFSLHTGVRRADFSTGTTTSSAEMRFGLAWRPVTGRQILLNRLDLRSERQSGNGSDLESWRVIDNFKAAWRYGEKIHLAFLYGGKYVSESFGGGDFSGYTDLIGGEMRYDLTPRWDLGAHGKLLTSWTHNQRSSSTGIDLGFSPVKNLWLSAGYNLTGFTDKDFSAADYTAQGPFIRFRFKFDQNSVKDALTFLNRG